The following proteins are encoded in a genomic region of Methylocystis echinoides:
- a CDS encoding HAD-IC family P-type ATPase, whose translation MIIVFPNVLIRRRLWRTCLFKRMSAWKGWRRSFNVRDRQTYMRMNSFFPFISPGLFRWAPSNLSAFRNEAPLRAEELLNASRLNHEGVIELLRTSLKGLDRAEAEARLTAVGPNVIAQERSPNLFEELWARAKSPLNALLLGLATTSYVLGDLHSAIVITIIVGLAVGMAFIQEHRSNEAAAKLRSAVKTFASAKRRDIETQASHSNGFQEIPLEELVPGDIVRLSAGDIIPADLCLLETKDLFVDQAALTGESIPVEKSAQVDAATDRELLSISNICLMGASVVSGFATAVVVTTGAKTYFGQLASRVVSKRQLTSFERGVNRFIRLMLYFMLALAPAVFLINGLTKGDWAEALLFALAIAVGLTPELLPMIVTVNLAKGAVAMAKKRVIVKRLNAIQNFGAMDVLCTDKTGTLTQNRVSLSLYLDVAGKVDARVLEYAYLNSQYQSGLKSLLDAAVLEHVELGKNVHLRHDYRVVDEIPFDFLRKRLSVVLTRGKELSGGNGVARFFRRAWGLLSSSEGAHLLVCKGAVEETLSCCAFYDESGKAKKLSATRRNEILRQTHELNEDGLRVVAVAYKEIAYPPSNYSVAEETGLTLLGFIAFLDPAKESTGAALSALRASGVQIKILTGDNEVVTRKICRDVGLEADRIALGSEIEKLSDEELAELLEGVTIFAKLSPDQKARIVKALHKKGHVVGFLGDGINDSLALKAADVGISVDTAVDIAKESADIILLEKSLLILQEGVIEGRKVFGNIVKYIKMGASSNFGSMFSVIGASLLVPFLPMLPIQVLTNNLLYDFSQTAIPTDNVDEEYIAKPRRWEIGNLFKFMIVIGPISSIFDYSTFFVMLYVFDAWSNAALFQTGWFVESLLSQTLIIHIIRTAKIPFLESRASYALIATSLIISAIGVALPFTPIGEALKFTPLPPLYWPILAGTLLIYAILAQTVKVSFVKHWGL comes from the coding sequence TTGATCATCGTCTTTCCCAATGTGTTAATCCGGCGGCGGCTTTGGAGAACATGCCTTTTTAAGCGCATGAGCGCCTGGAAAGGATGGCGGCGAAGCTTCAATGTCCGAGACCGGCAAACCTACATGCGCATGAACTCGTTCTTTCCCTTCATCTCCCCTGGGCTTTTTCGGTGGGCGCCCTCGAACCTGTCCGCCTTCCGCAACGAAGCGCCCCTGCGGGCAGAGGAGCTTTTGAACGCTAGCCGGCTCAATCATGAAGGGGTTATCGAACTCCTGCGAACCTCTCTAAAAGGCTTAGATCGCGCCGAGGCGGAGGCGCGCCTCACCGCGGTGGGGCCGAACGTCATTGCTCAGGAGCGGAGCCCCAACCTTTTTGAAGAGCTGTGGGCCCGCGCAAAGAGTCCCTTGAACGCTCTGCTCTTGGGGCTTGCCACGACTTCATATGTGCTGGGAGATCTCCACTCGGCTATAGTGATCACGATCATCGTCGGGCTCGCCGTCGGTATGGCGTTTATCCAGGAGCACCGTTCGAACGAAGCAGCAGCCAAGCTTCGCAGCGCTGTTAAAACCTTCGCGAGCGCGAAGCGGCGGGACATCGAAACGCAGGCGAGTCATTCCAACGGCTTCCAAGAAATCCCGTTAGAGGAGCTCGTCCCAGGTGACATCGTCCGGCTTTCGGCGGGCGATATCATCCCGGCAGATCTATGTCTCCTCGAGACGAAGGATCTGTTTGTCGATCAGGCCGCCTTGACCGGGGAATCCATCCCCGTCGAAAAGTCCGCGCAAGTCGACGCTGCGACTGACCGCGAACTATTAAGCATATCGAACATCTGCCTTATGGGCGCCAGCGTGGTGAGCGGCTTTGCCACGGCCGTGGTCGTAACTACGGGCGCAAAAACCTATTTCGGCCAACTTGCCAGCCGCGTGGTCTCGAAACGGCAGCTGACAAGCTTTGAAAGAGGCGTCAATCGCTTCATTCGGCTGATGCTCTATTTCATGCTGGCCTTGGCGCCGGCGGTGTTCCTGATCAATGGCCTGACAAAGGGGGATTGGGCGGAAGCGCTCCTCTTCGCGCTCGCCATCGCCGTCGGGTTGACCCCCGAACTCTTGCCGATGATCGTCACGGTAAATCTGGCGAAGGGCGCGGTCGCCATGGCGAAAAAGCGCGTTATTGTGAAGCGTCTCAACGCCATTCAGAATTTCGGGGCCATGGATGTCCTTTGCACGGACAAGACAGGCACGCTCACTCAAAACCGCGTCTCGTTGAGCCTCTATCTTGACGTCGCGGGCAAGGTTGACGCGAGAGTTCTCGAATATGCCTATCTCAACAGCCAGTACCAATCCGGCCTGAAGAGCCTTCTCGACGCAGCGGTCTTGGAGCATGTCGAGCTGGGCAAAAATGTCCATTTGCGACATGATTATCGGGTTGTAGACGAGATTCCCTTCGATTTCTTGCGTAAGCGCCTCTCGGTCGTGCTAACCCGCGGCAAAGAGCTGAGCGGCGGAAACGGCGTCGCCCGGTTCTTCAGACGGGCGTGGGGCCTCCTTTCCTCAAGCGAAGGCGCGCATCTCCTGGTCTGCAAGGGCGCAGTCGAAGAAACGCTTTCTTGTTGCGCCTTCTACGATGAAAGCGGCAAAGCTAAAAAATTAAGCGCAACGCGCCGAAATGAGATCCTCCGCCAAACCCACGAGCTTAACGAGGATGGATTGCGCGTCGTCGCTGTCGCATACAAGGAAATCGCCTACCCGCCCAGTAATTATTCGGTCGCCGAGGAGACTGGCCTAACGCTCCTCGGTTTCATCGCATTCCTCGATCCCGCAAAAGAGAGCACGGGCGCCGCGCTGTCAGCTCTGCGAGCCTCAGGGGTTCAGATTAAAATCCTCACAGGCGATAATGAAGTGGTCACCCGGAAGATTTGCCGTGACGTCGGGTTGGAAGCAGATCGGATCGCCCTTGGCTCCGAGATCGAAAAGCTATCGGACGAGGAGCTCGCCGAGCTCCTCGAAGGCGTCACGATCTTCGCCAAGCTTTCTCCCGATCAAAAGGCGCGCATTGTCAAAGCCCTTCACAAAAAGGGCCATGTCGTCGGCTTTTTGGGCGACGGAATCAATGACAGCCTGGCGCTCAAGGCCGCCGATGTCGGGATCTCGGTCGATACGGCGGTCGACATCGCGAAAGAGTCCGCCGACATTATCTTGCTGGAGAAGAGCCTGCTAATCCTACAGGAGGGAGTGATTGAGGGGCGCAAGGTTTTCGGCAACATCGTCAAATACATCAAAATGGGCGCCAGTTCGAATTTCGGCAGCATGTTCAGCGTCATTGGCGCGAGCCTGCTCGTGCCGTTCCTGCCCATGCTGCCGATCCAGGTCCTGACCAACAACCTTCTCTATGACTTTTCGCAGACGGCGATCCCAACCGACAATGTGGACGAGGAATACATTGCCAAGCCGCGCCGATGGGAAATTGGCAATCTCTTCAAATTCATGATTGTTATCGGGCCAATCAGCTCGATCTTCGACTACTCGACCTTCTTCGTCATGCTTTACGTGTTCGACGCCTGGAGCAACGCAGCTTTGTTCCAAACAGGCTGGTTCGTTGAATCCCTTCTGTCGCAGACCCTGATCATACACATCATTCGCACAGCGAAGATCCCCTTCCTCGAAAGCCGCGCGAGCTACGCCCTCATCGCAACCTCGCTGATCATCAGCGCGATTGGCGTTGCGCTACCGTTCACGCCCATCGGCGAAGCTCTGAAATTCACGCCGCTGCCGCCCCTTTACTGGCCAATCCTTGCTGGCACACTGCTTATCTATGCTATTTTGGCCCAGACGGTAAAAGTCTCGTTCGTAAAGCACTGGGGTCTATAG
- a CDS encoding tautomerase family protein: MPLVNIKGVGGYLTPDQKKELISKVTEAVLAVEGEGLRDVTWVIVEDVAPGAWGVGGRPVTDVDLRRLASR, encoded by the coding sequence ATGCCACTCGTGAACATCAAGGGGGTTGGAGGCTATCTGACGCCCGACCAGAAGAAGGAGCTCATCTCGAAGGTGACGGAAGCTGTTCTGGCCGTCGAAGGCGAAGGCCTGAGGGACGTGACCTGGGTCATTGTCGAAGACGTCGCGCCCGGAGCTTGGGGCGTAGGCGGTCGGCCCGTGACAGATGTCGATCTTCGTCGTCTCGCAAGTCGATGA
- the smbP gene encoding small metal-binding protein SmbP, with amino-acid sequence MLRKLIISLFGLVMVHVMAPAPASAIENHLSEAIVHAREAVAAGREGKSSALVLHATNALEHANAAQRERPNAHVKKAIVRLHEAITFGKAKRRAATTIADRALQELERAPK; translated from the coding sequence ATGCTCCGCAAGTTGATTATCTCACTGTTTGGACTTGTCATGGTTCACGTGATGGCGCCGGCTCCTGCCTCTGCAATCGAGAACCATCTCTCAGAGGCGATCGTTCACGCGCGGGAAGCCGTCGCCGCTGGACGCGAAGGCAAGTCGAGCGCTCTGGTTCTGCATGCGACAAACGCCCTGGAACACGCAAACGCGGCGCAGCGCGAACGTCCCAATGCGCATGTGAAGAAGGCGATCGTCCGACTGCATGAAGCGATCACGTTTGGCAAGGCGAAACGTCGCGCGGCCACCACCATCGCGGACCGGGCGCTGCAAGAGCTCGAACGCGCGCCAAAGTGA
- a CDS encoding sigma-70 family RNA polymerase sigma factor: protein MRAAQDGDNAAYAALLSEILPVLRRTVSYKWPSAPDTEDVVQEILLSVHTVRHTFDPARPFMPWLMTIATRRMIDAARRRTARSSNETTVDIMPETFSGDAAKNEQEISDDQDAIRRALAQLPDGQREAVELMKVQGLSLQEASAATGKSVASLKVSVHRALKAMRDMLKRES from the coding sequence ATGCGCGCTGCTCAGGACGGCGACAACGCCGCCTATGCTGCGTTGCTCTCCGAGATCCTTCCTGTCCTGCGCAGAACGGTTTCCTACAAATGGCCGAGCGCTCCTGACACTGAAGACGTCGTTCAGGAGATTTTGCTGTCGGTCCATACCGTTCGCCACACTTTCGATCCCGCGCGACCCTTTATGCCCTGGCTCATGACAATCGCGACGCGTCGCATGATCGACGCGGCGCGCCGGCGAACGGCTCGATCCTCAAATGAAACGACGGTCGATATAATGCCCGAAACATTCTCGGGAGATGCGGCGAAGAATGAACAGGAGATCAGTGATGATCAAGACGCGATCCGACGTGCGCTGGCGCAGTTGCCGGACGGGCAACGTGAGGCAGTGGAGCTGATGAAAGTGCAAGGTTTGTCGCTTCAGGAGGCGTCCGCCGCAACGGGCAAGAGCGTGGCGTCGCTGAAGGTCAGCGTGCACCGGGCGCTGAAGGCCATGCGTGACATGTTGAAGAGAGAAAGCTGA
- a CDS encoding DUF1109 domain-containing protein, which yields MKSEELARRLAASARPVQRLPHPIWRAMMWFVFSLAYAGALVLVMGLRTDFSARIAEPRFVIELSAAVLTSMMAAAAAFCSTCPGRPIWERLAPFPFLLVWLASLGEGCWRDWSLHGLPGLAVQPELSCFWKIVISSAPPAILILLMVRRGAPIAPYLTTGLATLAAASLVAAAMLLFHRQESSIMVLIWQFGSVIVLSGFTAFFGRQILGWRTIDIPSLE from the coding sequence ATGAAATCGGAAGAACTTGCTCGTCGTCTCGCCGCAAGCGCCAGGCCCGTCCAACGTCTGCCGCATCCGATATGGCGCGCCATGATGTGGTTCGTTTTTTCTCTGGCCTATGCGGGAGCGCTGGTGCTCGTCATGGGACTGCGCACGGATTTCTCCGCTCGGATCGCCGAGCCGCGATTCGTAATCGAACTGTCCGCCGCCGTCTTGACGTCGATGATGGCTGCGGCGGCCGCATTCTGCTCGACCTGCCCCGGCCGGCCGATATGGGAGCGTCTGGCGCCATTCCCATTCTTATTGGTCTGGCTGGCGTCCCTGGGCGAAGGTTGCTGGCGTGATTGGTCGCTGCATGGATTACCGGGTCTCGCCGTTCAGCCGGAACTCAGCTGCTTCTGGAAGATCGTCATCTCGAGCGCGCCGCCTGCGATCTTGATCCTGCTCATGGTTCGCCGAGGGGCGCCGATTGCGCCCTATCTGACGACGGGCCTTGCGACGCTCGCCGCAGCGTCCTTGGTCGCGGCGGCGATGCTCCTATTTCATCGGCAGGAGTCGAGCATCATGGTGCTGATTTGGCAGTTCGGCTCGGTCATCGTCTTGTCTGGATTTACCGCTTTCTTCGGCCGCCAGATTCTCGGCTGGCGAACGATCGATATTCCCTCGCTTGAATAG
- a CDS encoding cation:proton antiporter: MEERIGQVVLLLAVAMIVAIAARRVKLPYTVGLVVVGAILTLSDTDLGQHLTHDLIYDLILPPLLFEAALSIPWRELRRDAPPLLFLSIFGTTVAAAAVGAGMSWFLGWPIASALVYGSLIAATDPVAIIAMFKDNGVHGRVRLLVEAESLMNDGAAAVLFAVTLGWAQAGSLEQVGWETAATLARIVLGGVGVGLVCGGAAILLAGRASEHLVEAALTTIAAFGSFLVAEHLHVSGVLATVTAGLMMGNLGLLSAEGKSYLTRKGREFVVSFWEYAAFVANSFAFLLIGVDVAGAPFQSYGPKLLAGGILIALIGRALAVYPISLAFLPSRWIIAFPEQHVLWWGGLRGALGLALALSLPAALPLRDEIVVVTFAVVGFSIVVQGLTMPLLLQRFGFLPKRERGKTEDG, from the coding sequence ATGGAGGAAAGGATAGGACAAGTTGTGCTGTTATTGGCCGTGGCGATGATCGTCGCCATTGCCGCGCGCCGGGTAAAATTACCATATACCGTCGGGTTGGTGGTTGTCGGCGCGATTCTGACGCTCTCCGATACGGACCTCGGACAGCACCTTACTCACGATCTGATCTACGATTTGATACTGCCACCTCTTCTGTTTGAGGCCGCTCTCAGCATTCCCTGGCGCGAGCTGCGACGGGATGCGCCGCCACTCCTATTCCTCTCGATTTTCGGAACAACCGTTGCAGCGGCGGCAGTGGGCGCGGGAATGAGCTGGTTTCTCGGATGGCCGATCGCATCTGCGCTGGTCTACGGGTCATTGATCGCCGCGACCGACCCTGTGGCCATTATTGCCATGTTCAAGGACAATGGCGTTCATGGGCGGGTGCGTCTGCTCGTTGAGGCTGAAAGCCTCATGAACGATGGCGCGGCGGCCGTTCTCTTTGCCGTAACCCTGGGATGGGCGCAGGCGGGAAGCCTCGAGCAGGTGGGCTGGGAGACAGCGGCCACGCTCGCGCGCATCGTCCTAGGGGGCGTCGGCGTAGGGCTTGTCTGTGGCGGCGCGGCCATCCTTCTGGCGGGGCGCGCCTCGGAGCACCTGGTCGAAGCGGCTTTGACGACAATCGCCGCCTTCGGCTCTTTCTTGGTCGCCGAACATTTGCACGTCTCGGGGGTGCTGGCGACCGTCACGGCGGGCCTTATGATGGGAAACCTCGGCTTATTGAGCGCCGAGGGCAAAAGCTATCTCACCCGAAAGGGCCGCGAATTTGTGGTCTCGTTCTGGGAGTACGCGGCTTTTGTGGCAAATTCGTTCGCGTTCCTGCTGATCGGCGTGGACGTCGCCGGCGCCCCGTTCCAATCATACGGTCCCAAGCTCCTCGCCGGAGGAATTCTCATCGCTCTTATCGGGCGCGCCCTGGCGGTCTATCCGATCAGCCTGGCCTTTCTGCCGTCCCGCTGGATCATCGCTTTTCCTGAACAGCATGTCCTGTGGTGGGGCGGGCTCCGCGGCGCCCTCGGCCTCGCGCTCGCGCTCTCCTTACCGGCTGCCTTGCCCCTGCGCGACGAAATCGTCGTTGTGACCTTTGCCGTGGTCGGCTTTTCGATCGTGGTCCAGGGCCTCACCATGCCGCTCCTACTGCAACGGTTCGGTTTCCTTCCCAAAAGGGAACGCGGAAAGACCGAGGACGGCTGA
- a CDS encoding carboxymuconolactone decarboxylase family protein, translating to MSIFVVSQVDDSGATAMSNAYAIKDLPFLTIETTAGKARSLLESAKRQMGFVPKMYGAMANEPALCEAYASGYAAFRQECRFTPLEQEVIFLAVSHWNGCNYCMAAHSFVADKMSKVPPDVTEAIRDGRPIPDGKLQALAEFTRVMLEKRGRPDETDARAFFAAGYDEKNILGIILAISVKTISNYTNHVFHTPVDEVFQDRVWPSAA from the coding sequence ATGTCGATCTTCGTCGTCTCGCAAGTCGATGATTCAGGAGCAACTGCAATGAGCAACGCATACGCCATTAAGGATTTGCCTTTCCTCACGATCGAGACAACGGCGGGAAAGGCCAGGAGCCTGCTGGAGTCGGCGAAAAGGCAGATGGGCTTTGTCCCAAAGATGTATGGGGCAATGGCCAATGAGCCGGCGCTGTGCGAAGCCTACGCCTCAGGCTACGCGGCGTTTCGTCAGGAATGCCGCTTTACGCCCCTCGAGCAGGAAGTGATCTTCCTCGCAGTCAGTCACTGGAACGGCTGCAACTATTGCATGGCGGCGCATAGCTTCGTCGCCGACAAGATGTCGAAAGTTCCGCCCGATGTGACTGAGGCCATTCGTGACGGACGTCCCATTCCCGATGGGAAGTTGCAGGCGCTCGCCGAATTCACCCGGGTCATGCTGGAAAAGCGGGGACGCCCGGACGAAACGGATGCCAGGGCGTTCTTCGCTGCGGGATACGACGAGAAAAATATCCTCGGAATCATCCTCGCCATCAGCGTCAAGACGATCAGCAATTATACGAATCACGTCTTCCATACGCCGGTGGACGAGGTCTTCCAGGACCGTGTCTGGCCCTCGGCGGCGTGA
- a CDS encoding IS5 family transposase (programmed frameshift), which produces MSGLFLLSARQMARISPFFPLAHGVPRVDDRRVVSGIVYVIKNGLQWKDAPKGYGPHKTLYNRFIRWSRLGVFDRIFAALAGEGPKPEQIMIDSTHLKAHRTAASLFKKGVLSRCIGRTKGGLNSKLHVVCDSGGKPLAMLLTEGQMSDHKGARMMLAAFPPASALIADKGYDSDWFREELRARGTEPCIPPTRSRKIPLDYDKVLYRQRHKIENLFAKLKDWRRISTRYDRCAHTFFSAICIAAAVAFYLKQ; this is translated from the exons ATGAGCGGATTGTTTTTGCTGAGCGCGCGTCAGATGGCGCGGATATCGCCGTTCTTTCCTCTGGCGCATGGCGTCCCACGTGTTGACGACCGGCGGGTGGTGAGCGGCATTGTCTATGTCATCAAGAACGGCCTTCAATGGAAAGACGCACCCAAAGGCTATGGGCCGCACAAGACGCTCTATAACCGCTTCATCCGCTGGAGCCGGCTTGGCGTCTTTGACCGCATCTTCGCGGCGCTCGCAGGCGAAGGGCCAAAGCCCGAGCAGATCATGATCGACTCCACCCATCTGAAGGCGCATCGGACGGCGGCGAGCCTCT TTAAAAAAGGGGTTCTTTCCCGTTGTATCGGACGCACGAAAGGTGGGTTGAACTCCAAGCTCCATGTCGTCTGCGACAGCGGCGGCAAGCCCCTTGCGATGCTACTAACCGAAGGGCAGATGAGCGACCACAAAGGCGCGCGGATGATGCTCGCAGCTTTCCCGCCTGCATCGGCGCTGATCGCCGACAAAGGTTATGATAGCGATTGGTTCCGGGAAGAGCTGAGGGCGCGTGGGACCGAGCCTTGTATTCCGCCAACCAGAAGCCGCAAGATCCCTCTCGATTATGACAAGGTGCTCTACCGCCAGCGCCACAAAATCGAGAACCTCTTCGCCAAACTTAAGGACTGGAGACGCATCTCAACCCGCTACGACAGATGCGCCCATACCTTCTTCTCGGCAATCTGCATCGCTGCAGCCGTCGCCTTCTACCTCAAACAATGA
- a CDS encoding GDCCVxC domain-containing (seleno)protein: MRLVSIITCPSCGRQSAETMPTDACQFFYEWMGCGALLKPKAGDCCVFCFYGDVPCPPVQEAREQRRPTACCSAS; the protein is encoded by the coding sequence ATGCGGCTCGTCTCGATCATCACTTGCCCGTCCTGCGGGCGCCAATCGGCTGAGACGATGCCGACCGACGCCTGCCAGTTTTTCTATGAATGGATGGGCTGCGGGGCGCTGCTGAAGCCGAAGGCAGGGGACTGCTGCGTCTTTTGCTTCTATGGCGATGTTCCATGCCCGCCAGTTCAGGAAGCGAGGGAGCAACGGCGCCCCACCGCCTGCTGCTCCGCTTCATAG
- a CDS encoding mercuric transporter MerT family protein, whose amino-acid sequence MTINDTAQETTPAASSPAHLPASPKWFAALGLVAGLGAVVASSCCAIPLGLAALGAGAGVLGGLEAVAEWRTPLLLTSALAIIGGWGAWWLKRPIACVSGVGCASPQRSHATLALLLCASITVLAAASWGYIDPALLKLLRGR is encoded by the coding sequence ATGACCATCAACGACACAGCGCAAGAAACAACGCCAGCCGCTTCGTCTCCCGCCCACCTGCCAGCCTCCCCGAAATGGTTCGCCGCCCTGGGGCTCGTCGCGGGATTGGGCGCGGTCGTCGCCTCTTCGTGCTGTGCGATCCCGCTCGGGCTCGCTGCGCTCGGCGCCGGCGCGGGCGTTCTCGGCGGGCTCGAGGCGGTTGCCGAATGGCGAACGCCACTGCTGCTGACGAGCGCCTTGGCGATTATCGGCGGTTGGGGCGCATGGTGGCTGAAGCGGCCAATCGCTTGCGTTTCGGGGGTGGGCTGCGCGTCGCCGCAGCGTTCACACGCAACGCTCGCGCTTCTGCTCTGCGCCTCGATAACCGTGCTGGCGGCGGCAAGTTGGGGCTACATCGACCCTGCGCTGCTGAAGCTGCTCCGGGGTCGCTGA
- a CDS encoding OpgC family protein — protein MRERIDAIDFWRGAALATIFINHIPGNVLGNLTPRNFGFSDSAEAFVFLSGLSVVTAYKRRFESRDLVRAVSSVLKRALRLYQVHLILTVTALLLFGVAAAVTGQDALLADHGRGTPFSDPLRGMIGILMLTHQIGYFNILPLYVALMLLTPALFVVGLQSPWKMLGLSAALYAATRALGVNVPSWPDEGFWYFNPLAWQLLFALGMFCGFTAAQREAALGRLIYWLAHLFTLIAAFIVSNGLGLIPGLVDAAGEYLDWDKTQLGAVRIVDFLALAYVIYFSGVTMRLRDTCLYPAASLLGRHALPVYCLGSVLSAVGQILNETWMASPFLDVLFVALGLKGLHSVAEMLERRSDTRLALA, from the coding sequence ATGCGTGAGCGGATTGATGCGATAGACTTCTGGCGCGGCGCTGCGCTGGCCACGATCTTCATCAACCACATCCCCGGAAACGTTCTGGGGAACCTGACCCCCCGCAATTTTGGTTTCTCCGACTCGGCGGAAGCCTTCGTTTTCCTTTCAGGGCTCTCGGTCGTAACCGCCTATAAAAGACGATTCGAATCACGGGACCTTGTCCGTGCTGTTTCGTCTGTCCTGAAACGGGCGCTCCGACTCTACCAGGTCCACCTCATCTTGACGGTCACAGCTCTGCTTCTTTTCGGCGTTGCAGCCGCGGTTACCGGGCAAGATGCGCTCCTCGCCGATCATGGGCGCGGAACGCCATTCTCGGACCCGCTAAGAGGCATGATCGGGATTCTGATGCTCACGCATCAAATCGGGTATTTCAATATTTTGCCGCTCTACGTCGCACTTATGCTGCTCACGCCGGCGCTGTTTGTCGTCGGACTGCAGTCTCCCTGGAAAATGCTCGGATTGTCAGCGGCACTCTATGCCGCAACCCGGGCGCTCGGCGTCAACGTGCCCTCTTGGCCAGACGAAGGGTTTTGGTACTTCAATCCGCTCGCATGGCAATTGCTGTTCGCTCTGGGGATGTTCTGTGGTTTCACCGCAGCGCAGCGCGAAGCTGCCCTTGGTCGGCTGATTTACTGGTTGGCGCATCTCTTTACGCTTATCGCGGCGTTCATCGTCTCGAACGGGCTTGGGCTCATCCCCGGTCTGGTTGACGCAGCTGGCGAATATCTCGATTGGGATAAAACTCAACTGGGCGCGGTCCGTATCGTCGATTTCTTGGCCCTCGCCTACGTCATATACTTTTCCGGCGTAACAATGCGGCTACGGGACACGTGTCTCTATCCCGCGGCGTCACTTCTGGGACGACACGCTCTGCCGGTCTACTGTTTGGGGAGCGTTCTCAGCGCCGTTGGTCAGATCCTGAATGAGACCTGGATGGCTTCGCCGTTCCTTGACGTCCTCTTCGTCGCTCTCGGCCTCAAAGGGCTACATTCGGTCGCGGAGATGCTGGAAAGGCGCTCGGATACGCGTTTAGCTCTCGCCTGA
- a CDS encoding MerR family transcriptional regulator — MKSLTIGQLAAAAGVNLETVRYYERIRLMPPPARTASGYRAYEPAHIRRLAFIRRARELGFNIEQIRALLALAEPSRASCADVREIARTHLDEVRAKLADLARLEGILAETISRCSGDPAPPCPVLNMLATPSGR, encoded by the coding sequence GTGAAATCCTTGACCATCGGGCAGCTCGCGGCGGCGGCCGGCGTCAATCTCGAGACCGTGCGCTATTACGAGCGCATCAGGCTCATGCCGCCGCCCGCAAGGACCGCGAGCGGATACCGCGCCTACGAACCAGCCCACATTCGCAGGCTGGCCTTCATCCGCCGCGCCCGCGAGCTTGGCTTTAACATCGAGCAAATCCGCGCCCTGCTGGCGCTCGCCGAGCCGTCACGCGCCTCTTGTGCGGACGTGAGAGAGATTGCGCGGACGCATCTCGACGAGGTGCGGGCGAAACTCGCGGACCTCGCCAGACTGGAGGGCATTCTTGCGGAGACAATCTCTCGCTGTTCGGGCGACCCCGCCCCGCCATGTCCGGTGCTGAATATGCTGGCGACGCCGAGTGGTAGATAA
- a CDS encoding winged helix-turn-helix transcriptional regulator → MRKQRHEAYTCCPLEAALDVMGSKWKATILFRLLEGTKRFNELRRIMPNVTQRMLTLQLRELEADGMIMRKVFAEVPPKVEYSLSDLGRTLEPLLRELYDWGQTHIHRKQPEDDPEPASSPPEKEARLASR, encoded by the coding sequence ATGAGGAAGCAGCGGCACGAGGCCTATACATGTTGCCCTCTGGAGGCGGCGCTGGATGTCATGGGCAGCAAATGGAAGGCGACGATCCTGTTTCGCCTCCTCGAGGGCACGAAGCGCTTCAATGAACTTCGCAGGATCATGCCAAATGTTACGCAGAGAATGCTGACTCTTCAGCTCCGCGAACTCGAAGCCGATGGCATGATCATGCGGAAGGTTTTCGCGGAGGTGCCCCCCAAGGTCGAATACTCCTTGTCGGACCTTGGCAGGACCTTGGAGCCATTGCTGCGTGAGCTGTATGATTGGGGTCAGACGCACATACATCGAAAGCAGCCGGAAGACGATCCAGAGCCCGCTTCAAGCCCGCCTGAAAAGGAAGCCCGGCTCGCTAGCCGCTAG